The following proteins are encoded in a genomic region of Nitratireductor sp. GISD-1A_MAKvit:
- a CDS encoding DUF6117 family protein translates to MSIPFHARSNFQTLLRAAADGNLALMECLDAQSGSPRYVICAVARDGADYVFTPFGHLADGNPYNAYLPPDPDNPAGFVRPDAPETAP, encoded by the coding sequence ATGAGCATCCCCTTCCACGCACGGAGCAATTTCCAGACGCTGCTGCGTGCGGCTGCGGACGGCAATCTCGCGCTCATGGAGTGCCTCGACGCCCAATCGGGCAGTCCACGCTATGTGATCTGTGCGGTGGCGCGGGATGGCGCCGATTACGTCTTCACGCCTTTCGGCCATCTCGCCGACGGCAATCCGTACAATGCCTACCTGCCGCCGGACCCCGACAACCCTGCGGGCTTCGTACGCCCCGACGCGCCGGAAACCGCACCATAA
- a CDS encoding ArdC family protein codes for MTRHDRTARAGSARTSLYDEITDKIVAELEGGRVPWVQPWGSAAAKAPLAMPKNAATGRQYSGINVLILWGAVIEHGFPGQSWLTFRQALALGGNVRKGERGTTVVYADRFTPEDERQRARETGEEAQAIPFLKRFTVFNAAQCENLPEEIAAAAPPPEPGLIEPRVEALIAATGIDFRIGGNRAFYVPAHDYVMVPPPQAFFEPINWHRTALHECSHASGAPQRLNRDLSGSFGSKKYAFEELVAEISAAFCCAALGIVPTVRHADYIGSWLKVMREDNRAVVRAASQASKAADWLLAHLPDDDAASGDAAIANDGRIAA; via the coding sequence ATGACGAGACATGACCGCACCGCTCGCGCCGGCTCAGCCCGGACGAGCCTCTATGACGAAATCACCGACAAGATCGTGGCCGAGCTGGAGGGCGGCCGCGTGCCCTGGGTCCAGCCTTGGGGGAGCGCGGCGGCCAAGGCGCCGCTCGCCATGCCGAAGAACGCCGCGACCGGCCGGCAATATTCCGGGATCAATGTGCTGATCCTGTGGGGCGCCGTGATCGAGCACGGCTTTCCAGGCCAGAGCTGGCTGACCTTCCGCCAGGCCCTCGCGCTCGGCGGCAATGTGCGCAAGGGCGAGCGCGGCACGACCGTCGTCTATGCCGATCGCTTCACCCCCGAGGACGAGAGGCAACGCGCCCGTGAGACCGGCGAGGAAGCGCAGGCCATTCCGTTCCTCAAGCGCTTCACGGTCTTCAATGCCGCGCAATGCGAGAACCTCCCCGAAGAAATCGCGGCGGCCGCGCCGCCGCCCGAACCCGGCCTGATCGAACCGAGGGTCGAGGCACTGATTGCGGCCACCGGCATCGACTTCCGCATCGGCGGCAACCGCGCCTTCTATGTTCCCGCGCATGACTATGTGATGGTCCCGCCGCCGCAGGCCTTCTTCGAGCCGATCAACTGGCATCGCACCGCCCTGCACGAATGTTCCCATGCCAGCGGCGCGCCCCAGCGGCTGAACCGCGATCTCTCCGGTTCCTTCGGCTCGAAGAAATACGCCTTCGAGGAGCTGGTGGCGGAAATTTCGGCGGCGTTCTGCTGCGCCGCGCTCGGCATCGTGCCGACCGTCCGGCACGCCGATTACATCGGTTCCTGGCTCAAGGTCATGCGCGAGGACAACCGCGCCGTCGTCCGCGCCGCGTCGCAGGCCAGCAAGGCGGCCGACTGGCTGCTGGCCCATCTGCCTGACGATGACGCTGCGAGCGGCGATGCAGCCATCGCGAACGACGGGAGGATTGCGGCATGA
- a CDS encoding DUF6878 family protein, producing the protein MTDKSKTPPSVSPPPSGGEAMAALREQLEAELFSLNKATLFNVLEPTGVTSIIVSFDGYGDSGQIEDVEVRAGGETVSMPEAMIEIAQTVWGQSEPDRSTVSIATAVESLAYDVLERTHCGWENNDGAYGDIVFDVAARTVTLDYNERYTASENYTYSF; encoded by the coding sequence ATGACCGACAAGAGCAAAACCCCGCCAAGCGTCAGCCCGCCGCCTTCCGGCGGGGAAGCGATGGCCGCCCTTCGTGAGCAGCTTGAGGCCGAGTTGTTCAGCCTCAACAAGGCCACCCTGTTCAACGTGCTGGAACCCACCGGCGTCACCAGCATCATCGTCAGTTTCGACGGATATGGCGACTCCGGCCAGATCGAGGACGTCGAGGTCCGGGCCGGCGGAGAGACCGTCTCCATGCCCGAGGCCATGATCGAGATCGCGCAAACCGTGTGGGGTCAATCCGAGCCGGACCGCTCGACGGTCTCCATCGCCACGGCCGTCGAGAGCCTCGCCTATGACGTTCTGGAGCGAACGCATTGCGGCTGGGAGAACAATGACGGCGCCTATGGCGACATCGTTTTCGACGTCGCGGCCAGGACGGTCACGCTCGACTACAACGAGCGCTACACCGCGTCCGAAAACTACACCTACAGCTTCTGA
- a CDS encoding ParB/RepB/Spo0J family partition protein, with protein MATAAQKITLSSSRDIPFNKLVLSQSNVRRVKAGVSVEELAESIVRRGLIQSLHVRPVIDAEGQETGMFEVPAGGRRYRALELLVKQKRLNKTAPVPCIVSEAGGDILIDEVSLAENIERAPLHPLDQFRAFLGLREKGMTEEAIAAAFFVDVKVVKQRLRLASVSPTLLNTYAEDGMTLEQLMAFTISEDHDRQEQVWAAIKDGWQKEPYTIRRMLTETAVRASDKRAVFVGVEAYEAADGIVLRDLFQSDDGGWLQDPVLLDQLVAEKLKTEAETIAAEGWKWIEVAVSFPYGHQHGLRQLVGSTVDLTEEERATREALREEYDRIEAEYSEADELPDAIDQRLGEIEQALDAFEQRPAIYDPGDIAMAGAFVSIGADGALSVDRGYVRPDDERPAGSDDDDASEPGGDADHANGPAGQRAVITIGGQPAEPEEDEDDGVKPLPERLVIELTAHRTLALRNAVAEHPDVAMTMLLHKLVSDTFLRTAPTGCLEASVRHVFFAAQPEELKDSTSAREVTERHERWGDHIPADDQALWDWLTDLDDASRLDLLAHCVSFGVNALFERPNPYGGTGVSQHGLDVRLAQADRLQRATGLDMVAAGWKPTVGNYLGRVTKARILEAVREGAGERAAQLIDHMKKGDMATEAERLLADTGWLPEPLRLDPDAESDAATSGEVEADDLPEFLAGDGDDEEPADDEDEARHMVAAE; from the coding sequence ATGGCTACTGCCGCTCAGAAAATCACGCTGTCGTCCTCGCGCGACATCCCCTTCAACAAGTTGGTGCTGTCCCAGTCCAATGTCCGGCGCGTCAAGGCCGGCGTCTCAGTCGAGGAACTCGCCGAATCCATCGTCCGGCGCGGCTTGATCCAGTCGCTGCACGTCCGGCCCGTGATCGATGCCGAGGGCCAGGAGACCGGCATGTTCGAGGTGCCGGCCGGCGGGCGCCGCTACCGCGCGCTCGAACTGCTCGTGAAGCAGAAGCGCCTCAACAAGACCGCGCCGGTGCCCTGCATCGTCTCGGAAGCCGGTGGCGACATCCTCATCGACGAGGTGTCGTTAGCCGAAAATATCGAGCGCGCCCCGCTGCATCCCCTCGATCAGTTCCGCGCCTTCTTGGGCCTCCGCGAGAAAGGCATGACCGAAGAGGCCATCGCGGCAGCCTTCTTCGTCGACGTCAAGGTGGTGAAGCAGCGCCTGCGTCTCGCATCCGTCTCGCCGACGCTGCTCAACACCTATGCCGAGGACGGCATGACGCTCGAGCAGCTCATGGCCTTCACCATCTCGGAGGACCATGATCGTCAGGAGCAGGTCTGGGCAGCAATCAAGGATGGCTGGCAGAAGGAGCCCTATACCATCCGCCGGATGCTGACCGAAACCGCCGTGCGGGCCTCCGACAAGCGGGCCGTTTTCGTCGGCGTCGAAGCATACGAGGCGGCGGACGGCATCGTGCTGCGCGATCTCTTCCAGTCCGACGATGGCGGCTGGTTGCAGGACCCGGTGCTGCTCGATCAGCTGGTGGCCGAGAAGCTGAAGACCGAAGCAGAGACCATTGCCGCCGAGGGCTGGAAATGGATCGAGGTCGCTGTGAGCTTTCCCTATGGCCACCAGCATGGGCTGCGGCAACTCGTCGGCAGCACGGTCGATCTGACCGAGGAGGAGCGCGCGACCCGAGAGGCGTTGCGCGAGGAATACGATCGGATCGAGGCCGAATACTCGGAAGCCGACGAATTGCCCGATGCGATCGACCAGCGCCTCGGCGAGATCGAACAGGCGCTCGACGCCTTCGAGCAGCGTCCGGCGATCTACGATCCCGGCGACATCGCCATGGCCGGCGCTTTCGTCAGCATCGGTGCGGATGGCGCGCTGTCGGTGGATCGCGGCTATGTGCGCCCCGACGATGAACGCCCGGCCGGATCCGATGACGATGACGCATCGGAGCCTGGTGGCGATGCCGATCATGCGAACGGACCCGCAGGCCAGCGCGCCGTCATCACGATCGGCGGCCAGCCCGCCGAGCCGGAGGAAGACGAGGATGACGGGGTCAAGCCGCTGCCCGAACGTCTCGTCATCGAGCTGACCGCGCATCGCACCCTGGCGCTGCGCAACGCTGTCGCCGAGCATCCGGACGTCGCCATGACCATGTTGCTGCACAAGCTGGTCAGCGACACCTTCCTGCGCACCGCGCCGACCGGGTGCCTCGAGGCCAGCGTGCGCCATGTCTTCTTCGCTGCGCAGCCGGAGGAGTTGAAGGACAGCACATCTGCTCGCGAGGTTACCGAGCGGCATGAACGCTGGGGAGACCACATCCCGGCCGACGATCAGGCGCTGTGGGACTGGCTGACCGATCTCGACGACGCCTCGCGGCTCGATCTGCTCGCCCATTGCGTCAGCTTCGGCGTCAACGCGCTGTTCGAGCGGCCGAACCCCTATGGCGGAACCGGCGTCAGCCAGCACGGGCTCGATGTGCGTCTGGCGCAGGCCGACCGCCTCCAGCGCGCCACAGGCCTCGATATGGTGGCGGCAGGATGGAAGCCGACCGTCGGCAATTATCTCGGCCGCGTCACCAAGGCGCGCATTCTCGAAGCCGTCCGCGAAGGCGCGGGCGAGCGGGCCGCCCAGCTTATCGACCACATGAAGAAGGGCGACATGGCGACCGAGGCCGAGCGGCTCCTGGCCGATACCGGCTGGCTGCCCGAGCCGCTGCGCCTGGACCCGGATGCCGAGTCCGATGCCGCGACCTCCGGCGAGGTTGAGGCCGACGACCTGCCCGAGTTCCTTGCCGGCGACGGCGATGACGAAGAACCCGCCGACGATGAGGACGAGGCCCGGCACATGGTTGCCGCTGAATGA
- a CDS encoding strawberry notch-like NTP hydrolase domain-containing protein, translating to MNMVFPAADPAAPLGTAPSLLAAANLLLPHLERGQRIDAATLRTAMETACRASDATGAWDWKTAYDACEAATVLFLRKYGKALFRKAASPSARLSAITIIAGLLPTHTRRSEESQALQQFSTPSPLGLAAVTAAGITPSDIVLEPSAGTGLLAILAKISGGALLLNELAGTRADLLASLFPAIDITRFDAAQIDDHLDPVAVPSVVLMNPPFSAMANVSGRMADACYRHVASALARLAPGGRLVTITGAGFAPDAPDWRDAFTRLAERGRVVFTAAIDGSVYARHGTTFPTRLTVIDKVPTGDLAVFPASPGLAPDIATLLSWIEAQVPPRLPVSLPKPGAAASCATPKTVRGYLARSTAARPATSVAADPEGLELAYETVDRTPPDGTRLTDAIYEAYGLQSIRIPGAQAHPTRLVQSAAMASVAPPRPSYRPLLPANIHSVLSDAQLETVIYAGEAHSDYLAGSWTVDETFDLVQAAPADATNAVRFRRGFMLGDGTGAGKGRQSAGIILDNWLRGRCKAVWISKSDKLIEDAQRDWSALGMERLLVTPLSRFPLGKPITLTEGILFTTYATLRSDDRGEKVSRVKQIVEWLGSEFDGVIIFDESHAMQNAGGGKSERGDAAPSQQGRAGLRLQHALPDARVVYVSATGATNVHNLAYAQRLGLWGGEDFPFATRAEFIEAIEDGGVAAMEMLARDLRSLGLYTARSLSYDGVEYELVEHRLTEEQRRIYDAYAGAFAIIHNNLDAAMEAANITGSEGTLNRQAKSAARSAFESTKQRFFAHLLTSMKTPTLIRSIERDLKEGHAAVIQIVSTGEALMERRLAEIPTEEWNDICVDVTPREYIGSYLQHSFPTQLYEPFTDSEGNLSSRPVYRDGQPVESREAVVRRDELIEHLGSLPPVPGALDQIVQRFGTDLVAEVTGRSRRIVRKGDRLTVENRAPSANLAETAAFMDDQKRVLVFSDAGGTGRSYHADLSARNQRLRVHYLLEPGWKADTAIQGLGRTNRTNQAQPPLFRPIATDVKAEKRFLSTIARRLDTLGAITRGQRQTGGQGLFRPEDNLESPYARDALRQLYLLIVRRKIEGCSLERFESATGLKLMDANGIKDDLPPITTFLNRLLALTIDLQGILFTAFEQLLDTRVQGAIASGVYDVGLETLIAESFVVTDRQVIYTHPATGAETRLLTISEKRRNRPLSLADALAHADADSGKLLVNGKSGRAAVQLPAPSLMLDDGEIERRVRLVRPMEHHHASLKTMAGSHWREADRDTFAAAWTCELDEVPDYENSTLHIVAGLLLPVWKRLPNESTRVYRLQTDDGERIIGRRVSPAWAANAASTGTASLAPDDAYAALIDGRTILDLAEGLQLRRVSVMGANRIELTSLTDAMRDRLRSYGLFTEIISWKLRFFVPVDANGPVVLGRLLETYPLARISEREAA from the coding sequence ATGAACATGGTGTTCCCCGCGGCCGATCCGGCCGCGCCGCTTGGCACTGCGCCATCCCTACTCGCCGCCGCCAATCTCCTGCTACCCCATCTCGAACGCGGCCAGCGCATCGACGCTGCCACACTGCGCACCGCGATGGAAACCGCTTGTCGAGCATCCGATGCGACTGGCGCCTGGGACTGGAAAACCGCCTACGACGCCTGCGAGGCGGCGACCGTCCTGTTCCTGCGCAAATACGGAAAGGCGCTTTTCCGCAAAGCCGCGTCTCCTTCAGCACGGCTTTCCGCCATCACCATAATCGCCGGTCTCCTGCCGACGCATACGCGCCGCTCCGAAGAGAGCCAGGCGCTCCAGCAGTTTTCCACGCCATCGCCGCTCGGCCTCGCCGCCGTCACCGCCGCCGGCATTACGCCAAGCGACATCGTGCTGGAGCCTTCGGCCGGCACCGGCCTGCTCGCGATCCTCGCCAAAATCTCCGGCGGTGCGCTCCTGCTCAACGAGTTGGCCGGGACCCGCGCCGACCTGCTCGCCTCCCTCTTTCCGGCGATCGACATCACCCGCTTCGACGCCGCCCAGATCGACGATCATCTCGATCCCGTCGCCGTCCCGAGCGTGGTGCTGATGAATCCACCCTTCTCGGCAATGGCGAACGTGTCGGGCCGGATGGCCGATGCCTGCTACCGCCACGTCGCCTCGGCGCTGGCCCGCCTTGCTCCCGGCGGGCGGCTGGTGACGATTACCGGCGCAGGTTTCGCGCCCGACGCTCCGGACTGGCGGGATGCCTTCACCCGCCTGGCTGAGCGCGGCCGTGTCGTCTTCACCGCCGCCATCGACGGCTCGGTCTATGCCCGGCACGGGACGACCTTCCCGACGCGGCTCACCGTCATCGACAAAGTGCCCACCGGCGATCTGGCCGTGTTTCCCGCATCGCCCGGCCTGGCACCCGATATCGCGACGCTGCTCAGTTGGATCGAGGCGCAGGTGCCGCCGCGCCTGCCGGTATCATTGCCGAAACCTGGTGCAGCGGCTTCGTGCGCCACGCCGAAAACCGTTCGCGGTTACCTCGCGCGCTCGACCGCTGCGCGTCCCGCCACATCCGTCGCCGCCGATCCCGAGGGCCTGGAACTGGCCTATGAGACCGTGGACCGGACCCCGCCGGACGGTACGCGGCTGACCGACGCCATCTATGAGGCATACGGATTGCAATCGATCCGCATTCCCGGCGCTCAGGCACATCCAACCAGACTGGTGCAGTCGGCCGCGATGGCGAGTGTCGCGCCGCCCAGGCCGAGCTATCGCCCATTGCTGCCGGCCAACATCCACTCGGTGCTGTCCGACGCCCAGCTCGAAACGGTGATCTATGCCGGTGAGGCGCATTCCGACTATCTCGCCGGATCGTGGACGGTCGATGAGACCTTCGATCTCGTCCAGGCGGCGCCCGCCGACGCCACCAATGCCGTCCGCTTTCGGCGCGGCTTCATGCTCGGCGACGGAACCGGCGCGGGCAAGGGCCGCCAGTCGGCCGGCATCATCCTCGACAACTGGCTGCGCGGCCGGTGCAAGGCGGTCTGGATCTCCAAATCCGACAAGCTGATCGAGGATGCGCAGCGTGACTGGTCCGCACTCGGCATGGAACGCCTGCTGGTGACACCGCTGTCGCGCTTCCCGCTGGGCAAGCCCATCACGCTGACCGAAGGCATCCTGTTTACAACCTATGCCACGCTGCGCTCCGACGACCGCGGCGAAAAGGTTTCGCGGGTGAAGCAGATCGTCGAATGGTTGGGCTCGGAATTCGACGGCGTAATCATTTTCGACGAGAGCCATGCCATGCAGAATGCCGGCGGCGGCAAGAGCGAACGGGGCGACGCCGCCCCCTCCCAGCAGGGCCGCGCCGGCCTGCGCCTGCAACACGCGCTTCCCGATGCCCGTGTCGTCTATGTCTCGGCGACCGGCGCCACCAATGTCCACAATCTCGCCTATGCACAGCGGCTCGGCCTCTGGGGCGGCGAGGATTTTCCCTTCGCCACGCGCGCCGAGTTCATCGAAGCCATCGAGGATGGCGGCGTCGCGGCGATGGAGATGCTGGCGCGCGATCTGCGCTCGCTCGGCCTCTATACCGCGCGCTCGCTCTCCTATGACGGCGTGGAATATGAGCTGGTCGAGCATCGGCTCACCGAAGAGCAGCGCCGGATCTACGATGCCTATGCCGGGGCGTTCGCGATCATCCACAATAACCTCGACGCGGCGATGGAGGCCGCCAACATCACCGGCAGCGAGGGAACCCTTAACCGGCAGGCCAAGTCCGCCGCTCGCTCGGCCTTCGAGAGCACCAAGCAGCGCTTCTTCGCCCATCTTCTGACCTCCATGAAAACGCCGACCCTGATCCGGTCGATCGAGCGCGATCTCAAGGAAGGCCACGCCGCCGTCATCCAGATCGTCTCGACCGGCGAGGCCCTGATGGAACGCCGCCTGGCCGAAATTCCCACCGAGGAGTGGAACGACATCTGCGTGGACGTGACGCCGCGCGAATATATCGGCTCCTATCTGCAGCATTCCTTCCCGACCCAGCTCTACGAGCCTTTCACCGACAGCGAAGGCAACCTGTCTTCGCGGCCGGTCTATCGGGATGGCCAGCCGGTCGAAAGCCGCGAGGCCGTCGTCCGGCGCGACGAGTTGATCGAGCATCTAGGCTCCCTGCCGCCGGTTCCGGGCGCGCTCGACCAGATCGTCCAACGCTTCGGCACCGATCTGGTGGCCGAGGTGACGGGCCGCTCGCGCCGCATCGTACGCAAAGGCGATCGCCTCACTGTCGAGAACCGCGCGCCGTCCGCCAATCTCGCGGAAACCGCCGCCTTCATGGATGATCAGAAACGCGTCCTCGTGTTCTCGGACGCGGGCGGCACCGGCCGCAGCTACCATGCCGATCTTTCCGCTAGGAACCAGCGGCTGCGCGTCCACTATTTGCTCGAACCTGGCTGGAAGGCCGATACCGCCATCCAGGGCCTCGGTCGCACCAATCGGACCAATCAGGCGCAGCCGCCATTGTTCCGGCCGATCGCCACGGATGTGAAGGCCGAAAAGCGGTTCCTGTCGACCATCGCCCGGCGGCTCGATACGCTCGGCGCCATCACGCGCGGGCAACGCCAGACCGGCGGCCAGGGGCTGTTCCGCCCCGAGGACAATCTGGAAAGCCCTTACGCGCGCGATGCGCTACGCCAGCTTTATCTGTTGATCGTGCGCCGCAAGATCGAGGGATGCTCTCTCGAACGCTTCGAGAGCGCCACAGGCCTCAAGCTGATGGATGCCAACGGCATCAAGGACGATCTGCCGCCGATCACCACCTTCCTCAATCGCCTGCTGGCGCTGACCATCGATCTTCAGGGCATCCTGTTCACCGCCTTCGAGCAGCTTCTCGACACCAGGGTCCAGGGCGCGATTGCCAGCGGCGTCTATGATGTTGGCCTCGAAACGCTGATAGCCGAGAGCTTCGTCGTCACCGACCGGCAGGTGATCTACACCCATCCGGCGACGGGCGCGGAAACCCGGCTGCTCACCATCTCCGAGAAACGGCGCAACCGGCCCCTGTCGCTGGCCGATGCGCTGGCACATGCCGATGCCGATAGCGGCAAGCTGCTGGTGAACGGCAAATCCGGCCGCGCCGCAGTGCAACTTCCGGCGCCCTCGCTGATGCTCGACGATGGCGAGATCGAGCGCCGCGTCCGCCTCGTCCGGCCGATGGAGCATCATCATGCTTCCCTCAAGACGATGGCCGGCAGCCATTGGCGGGAAGCCGACCGCGACACCTTCGCAGCAGCGTGGACCTGTGAACTCGACGAGGTGCCGGACTACGAAAACAGCACGCTCCACATCGTCGCCGGCCTGCTCCTGCCGGTGTGGAAGCGCCTGCCCAATGAAT
- a CDS encoding DUF2958 domain-containing protein, translated as MILLTDELRARLLANGRQRDGDHIPVAKFFNPLGEGVWLATELDADGDTMFGLADIGCPELGSWSLREMEAIRLPLGLGIEWDVLFTGDFPISVWAEAARQAGSIRAAERILYARSFGGGAPDRKTADPENRRA; from the coding sequence ATGATCCTCCTGACCGACGAACTGCGCGCAAGGCTTCTCGCCAATGGCCGTCAACGCGATGGCGACCACATCCCGGTGGCCAAGTTCTTCAATCCCCTGGGCGAGGGTGTCTGGCTCGCGACCGAACTGGACGCGGATGGCGACACCATGTTCGGCCTGGCCGATATCGGCTGCCCCGAACTCGGAAGCTGGAGCCTGCGCGAGATGGAAGCGATCCGGCTGCCCCTCGGCCTCGGAATCGAGTGGGACGTCCTCTTCACCGGGGATTTTCCGATCTCGGTCTGGGCCGAGGCGGCGCGGCAGGCCGGCAGCATTCGGGCAGCCGAGCGCATCCTCTACGCCCGCTCTTTCGGTGGCGGGGCGCCGGACCGGAAAACCGCCGATCCGGAAAACCGCAGAGCCTGA